Proteins encoded by one window of Lactobacillus sp. ESL0684:
- the aspS gene encoding aspartate--tRNA ligase yields the protein MEKRTDYCGNITENYLEQEVNLYGWVQRVRNLGNLVFIDLRDREGIVQIVVNHDSGESLMDTVAALGNEYVIQVKGKVVKRTSANPDMKTGQVEVDASSISILNKSQNPPFEIKDDVEVGEQTRLKYRYLDLRRPSLQKAIRLRSQILQATHEYFDQNGFVNIETPIMGKSSPEGARDYLVPSRIYPGSFYALPQSPQLFKQLLMGAGFDKYYQLARCFRDEDLRGDRQPEFTQIDMETSFTDEQQVQEYTEGLLKKIMKDVMGIDLKTPIKRISWDEAMNKYGTDKPDTRFEMFIHDLSDVFKNSDFKVFSGAIEEGGFVKGIAVKNGAQKYSRKQIEKKQDYIKRYHAKGLAWVKYEDGAFSGPISRFLTDDDQAALIKEFDLEGGELVVLVADKWQVCCDSLDHLRREFAKETDIIPKHVFDFVWVVDWPLFEYDEGFGRWIAAHHPFTMPDDEGIKLLETDPHKAHARSYDIVMNGDELGGGSIRIHQRSIQEKMLKALGFTKKRAYEQFGYLLDALDMGFPPHAGLAIGLDRFAMLLAEKDNIRDVLAFPKNANASEPMMHAPAPVSDQQLADLGIEVEEQYHDSVANTEASLAKQAEADAAKNTSWDE from the coding sequence ATGGAAAAAAGAACAGATTATTGTGGGAATATTACTGAGAATTATCTTGAACAAGAAGTGAACTTATACGGCTGGGTGCAGCGTGTTCGTAATTTAGGTAATCTTGTTTTTATTGATTTGCGGGATCGTGAAGGGATTGTCCAAATAGTTGTCAATCATGATTCGGGTGAATCTTTAATGGATACCGTTGCTGCTTTAGGCAACGAATATGTTATTCAAGTCAAGGGCAAAGTTGTTAAACGTACAAGTGCTAACCCAGATATGAAAACTGGTCAGGTTGAGGTTGATGCAAGCAGTATCTCTATTTTAAATAAGTCGCAAAATCCTCCGTTTGAAATTAAGGATGATGTTGAAGTTGGCGAACAAACTCGTTTAAAATATCGATATCTTGATTTGCGTAGACCAAGCTTGCAAAAGGCAATCAGGTTACGTTCGCAAATTTTACAAGCAACGCATGAATATTTTGATCAAAACGGCTTTGTTAATATTGAAACACCGATTATGGGTAAATCTTCTCCTGAAGGAGCACGGGATTATTTGGTTCCTTCGCGAATTTATCCAGGTAGTTTTTACGCACTGCCACAGTCACCACAACTATTCAAGCAATTATTAATGGGCGCTGGCTTTGATAAATATTACCAATTGGCTAGATGTTTTCGTGATGAAGATTTGCGTGGAGATCGGCAACCAGAATTTACACAAATAGACATGGAAACTTCATTTACTGATGAGCAGCAGGTTCAAGAATACACTGAAGGTTTATTGAAGAAAATCATGAAAGACGTGATGGGGATTGATCTGAAAACCCCGATCAAACGAATTTCTTGGGATGAAGCAATGAATAAATATGGAACTGATAAACCTGACACCAGATTTGAGATGTTTATTCATGATCTGAGTGATGTTTTTAAGAATAGCGATTTTAAAGTTTTCTCAGGTGCAATTGAAGAAGGCGGCTTTGTTAAAGGGATTGCTGTTAAGAACGGTGCGCAGAAGTATTCACGTAAACAGATTGAAAAGAAACAAGATTACATTAAGCGCTACCATGCTAAAGGTCTAGCTTGGGTTAAATATGAAGATGGGGCCTTTTCTGGCCCGATTAGCCGCTTCTTAACAGATGATGATCAAGCTGCTCTAATAAAAGAATTCGACCTTGAAGGTGGAGAACTGGTAGTCTTAGTTGCTGATAAATGGCAAGTCTGCTGCGATTCGCTTGATCATTTACGCCGTGAATTTGCTAAGGAGACAGATATTATTCCTAAGCACGTTTTTGACTTTGTTTGGGTAGTTGATTGGCCACTATTTGAATATGATGAAGGTTTTGGCAGATGGATTGCTGCGCACCATCCGTTTACAATGCCAGATGATGAGGGAATTAAACTGCTTGAAACCGATCCACATAAGGCACATGCTCGCAGTTATGACATTGTAATGAATGGTGATGAATTAGGTGGTGGTTCCATCAGAATCCATCAACGTTCAATTCAAGAAAAGATGCTAAAGGCACTTGGTTTTACCAAAAAGCGCGCTTATGAACAGTTTGGCTACTTGTTAGACGCGTTAGACATGGGCTTTCCACCACATGCTGGGTTAGCAATTGGTTTAGATCGCTTTGCGATGCTATTAGCTGAAAAAGATAACATTCGTGACGTTTTAGCATTTCCAAAGAACGCTAACGCTTCAGAACCAATGATGCATGCGCCGGCGCCAGTTTCTGATCAACAATTAGCTGATTTAGGTATTGAAGTGGAAGAACAGTATCATGATAGCGTGGCTAATACAGAAGCCAGTTTGGCTAAGCAAGCTGAAGCAGATGCTGCTAAGAATACTAGTTGGGATGAATAA
- the tpx gene encoding thiol peroxidase gives MQITMKNAPLSTNGQPPVVGNKLPDFKVEKADGTIVNMVELITRPTLISVVPNINTSVCSISTKRFNSEVDNYSGINFYTISTNTNTEQKNWCAAEGVKQMELLSDAHHDFGEQMGLFVEDAGIDARSIWIVDTDKKVLYQELIQEMTDEPNYNAALEFLNEITK, from the coding sequence ATGCAAATTACAATGAAAAATGCTCCTTTATCAACAAATGGTCAACCACCAGTAGTCGGGAATAAGTTGCCAGACTTTAAGGTGGAAAAAGCTGATGGTACTATCGTAAACATGGTTGAATTAATTACTAGACCAACCTTGATTAGCGTCGTGCCAAATATTAATACCAGTGTCTGCAGCATTTCAACTAAACGTTTTAATAGTGAAGTAGATAATTACTCAGGCATTAACTTTTACACTATCTCAACTAACACTAATACTGAACAAAAGAATTGGTGTGCAGCTGAAGGTGTTAAGCAGATGGAATTATTGTCGGATGCTCACCATGACTTTGGTGAGCAAATGGGCTTATTTGTTGAAGATGCTGGAATTGATGCCAGAAGTATTTGGATTGTTGATACTGACAAGAAAGTACTTTATCAAGAATTAATTCAAGAAATGACTGACGAACCTAATTATAATGCGGCATTAGAATTTTTAAATGAAATTACTAAATAG
- a CDS encoding aminotransferase class I/II-fold pyridoxal phosphate-dependent enzyme, whose protein sequence is MPRLAKNLSDKTNTRIKSLPQSKIDAFANEIAQIPDIVKLTIGEPDLETPEHIKQAAIADIKRNDSHYAPEAGKPELLNAISNYLNNKLGVRYDPQSEICATVGVSEALNLTFMTLLNPGDKVLVPTPVWGVYFGIIELAGGIPIEIDTSDDHFLLTASKLEQTLAGEGGGAKALILTDPSNPTGRVYTKTELIEIAQVISDHDLFAITDEIYAELIYGHKKHYSLTQIIPERTILLSGLSKSVAMTGWRIGYIAGPQEIMQMIIKINLYLVCSVTDNVQAAATEALTNGEQDYIAARAIYEKRLNILHTALVESGFTLAAPEGAFYIFAKIPKKFGTDDVKFATDLAHKAKVGVMPGSYFGAGGAGFVRLSYAASDTDIQKAAKRIKNYVKRLQ, encoded by the coding sequence ATGCCACGTTTAGCAAAAAATCTCTCAGACAAAACCAATACTAGAATTAAAAGTTTACCTCAATCTAAAATCGATGCTTTCGCTAATGAAATTGCCCAAATACCAGATATCGTCAAATTAACGATTGGTGAACCTGATCTAGAAACTCCAGAACATATTAAGCAAGCTGCAATTGCAGATATCAAACGAAATGATTCACACTATGCTCCAGAAGCAGGTAAGCCGGAACTGTTAAACGCAATTAGTAACTATCTGAATAATAAACTAGGTGTACGTTACGATCCGCAAAGCGAAATTTGTGCAACAGTAGGCGTATCAGAGGCCCTCAATTTAACTTTTATGACTCTGCTGAATCCTGGAGATAAGGTTCTAGTACCAACCCCAGTTTGGGGCGTTTATTTTGGCATTATTGAGCTAGCAGGTGGAATTCCGATTGAAATTGATACTTCAGATGACCATTTTTTGTTAACTGCTAGCAAGCTAGAGCAAACATTGGCTGGTGAAGGCGGTGGTGCCAAAGCATTAATTTTAACAGATCCTTCTAATCCGACTGGACGAGTTTACACGAAAACTGAACTAATAGAAATAGCACAAGTAATTAGCGACCATGACCTATTCGCTATCACGGATGAAATTTACGCGGAACTGATTTATGGTCATAAAAAGCACTATTCTTTAACCCAAATTATTCCCGAGCGAACTATTTTACTGTCTGGCCTATCTAAAAGCGTGGCAATGACTGGCTGGCGTATCGGCTATATTGCTGGTCCACAAGAAATTATGCAAATGATCATTAAGATTAATCTGTATCTTGTTTGTTCGGTTACCGACAACGTACAAGCTGCAGCTACTGAAGCTTTAACCAATGGCGAGCAGGACTACATTGCAGCACGTGCAATTTATGAGAAACGCTTAAATATTTTACATACTGCATTAGTAGAAAGTGGCTTTACTTTAGCCGCACCTGAAGGTGCCTTTTACATTTTTGCTAAAATCCCTAAGAAATTTGGGACAGATGACGTCAAATTTGCTACTGACCTAGCTCATAAAGCCAAAGTTGGTGTAATGCCCGGCAGCTATTTTGGTGCTGGTGGTGCTGGCTTTGTAAGATTATCTTATGCTGCATCTGATACAGATATCCAAAAAGCAGCTAAGAGAATTAAAAATTACGTTAAACGGCTTCAATAA
- the msrB gene encoding peptide-methionine (R)-S-oxide reductase MsrB — MDQSKKAARLKELNRKQYEVTQNAATDAPFSGKYDDFDQPGIYVDIVSGEPLFSSLDKYDANCGWPSFTKPIKKLTYRRDQSHHMERTEVKSPDAESHLGHVFNDGPKEQGGLRYCINSSALKFIPANELAQQGYGEYQSLFK, encoded by the coding sequence ATGGATCAATCAAAAAAAGCTGCTAGATTAAAAGAACTTAATCGAAAACAATATGAAGTAACTCAAAATGCGGCAACTGACGCACCCTTTTCTGGTAAATATGATGACTTTGATCAGCCAGGAATCTATGTAGACATTGTCTCAGGTGAGCCGCTATTTTCTAGTTTGGATAAGTATGATGCTAATTGTGGGTGGCCGAGTTTTACTAAACCAATTAAAAAGTTGACTTATCGACGTGATCAATCACATCACATGGAGCGAACAGAAGTAAAAAGTCCAGATGCTGAGTCCCATTTAGGACATGTCTTTAATGATGGACCCAAGGAGCAGGGCGGGCTAAGGTATTGTATTAATTCTTCAGCGCTCAAGTTTATTCCTGCTAATGAGTTAGCGCAACAAGGCTATGGTGAATACCAAAGCTTGTTTAAATAA
- a CDS encoding YitT family protein: MDQLDTFNRRYNLLSKISASFFYSLAVAVALNFFWTPGHMYSSGMTGFAQLLNTLSQRFFPFTLSTSILYFVLNVPLFLLAWFKIGHKFTLFTIVTVVLGSIMMHVIQPINMHVDPLICALFGGIVNGVGTGFALKNGISTGGIDIIGIVIRQKTGTSYGKVSISINLLIILAAGFAFGWTRALYSALTIFVNGRMIDAVYTQHQKLQVIIVTEYPQAIIDGIQERMHRGITIFHDVEGAYSHIEKTALLTVIDRYDMYDIVAIIKKYDPYAFMSVSEIEKVYGRFKEQEIV; encoded by the coding sequence ATGGATCAGCTCGACACATTTAATCGGCGATATAACTTGCTTTCAAAAATTTCGGCTTCATTTTTCTATTCTTTAGCAGTTGCAGTTGCACTAAATTTCTTTTGGACTCCAGGTCATATGTACTCATCTGGTATGACCGGATTTGCACAATTGCTTAATACATTGAGCCAACGTTTTTTTCCGTTTACTCTCAGCACATCAATTTTATATTTTGTGTTAAATGTACCGTTGTTTTTATTAGCCTGGTTTAAAATAGGTCATAAATTCACCTTGTTTACCATTGTTACAGTCGTGCTAGGTTCAATCATGATGCACGTAATTCAACCAATCAATATGCACGTGGACCCACTAATTTGTGCATTATTTGGTGGTATAGTAAATGGTGTTGGCACCGGCTTCGCCTTAAAAAACGGCATTTCAACTGGTGGGATTGATATTATCGGGATAGTTATCAGACAAAAAACTGGTACCAGCTATGGTAAAGTCAGCATTTCGATTAACTTATTAATTATCCTCGCTGCAGGATTTGCTTTCGGTTGGACTCGAGCTCTTTATTCCGCATTAACTATCTTTGTTAACGGTCGTATGATTGATGCCGTTTATACCCAACATCAAAAATTGCAGGTAATTATCGTTACAGAATATCCCCAAGCCATCATTGATGGTATTCAAGAAAGAATGCATCGCGGGATCACTATCTTTCACGATGTTGAAGGTGCTTACAGCCATATTGAAAAAACGGCACTGCTAACTGTCATTGATCGCTATGATATGTATGATATTGTAGCAATTATTAAAAAATATGATCCATATGCTTTTATGAGCGTCAGTGAAATTGAAAAAGTTTATGGACGCTTTAAAGAACAAGAAATCGTTTAA
- the msrA gene encoding peptide-methionine (S)-S-oxide reductase MsrA — protein MTTQQNKHFDTAIFAGGCFWCMVEPFDTLPGVEKVVSGYTGGHVANPTYEQVSAGTTGHTEAVKITYDPSLMSYEQLLQYYWQVTDPTDAAGQFQDRGDNYRPVIFYNSPTQKAAAEKSKAALAQSGKFNKPIVTKIEPAQPFYPAENYHQDFYRKDPNRYALEEAGGRADFIKQHWQK, from the coding sequence ATGACTACTCAACAAAACAAACATTTTGATACCGCCATTTTTGCTGGCGGCTGCTTTTGGTGTATGGTTGAACCATTCGACACCTTGCCTGGGGTTGAAAAAGTCGTCTCAGGTTACACCGGTGGGCACGTTGCTAATCCAACTTATGAACAAGTTTCAGCTGGAACAACCGGACATACAGAAGCAGTTAAAATCACCTATGATCCTTCATTAATGTCTTATGAGCAACTTTTGCAATATTACTGGCAAGTAACCGATCCCACCGATGCAGCTGGCCAATTCCAAGACCGCGGTGACAATTATCGACCAGTAATCTTCTACAATTCTCCTACACAAAAAGCAGCGGCAGAAAAGTCTAAGGCTGCTTTAGCTCAAAGTGGAAAATTTAATAAACCAATCGTTACTAAAATTGAACCTGCTCAGCCTTTTTACCCAGCTGAGAATTACCATCAAGACTTTTATCGTAAGGATCCTAATCGATATGCCTTAGAAGAAGCTGGTGGTCGAGCAGACTTTATTAAGCAACATTGGCAAAAATAA
- a CDS encoding pyruvate, water dikinase regulatory protein, translated as METNNTKQEVNIIIISDSAGDTAFSNATAAAAQFPTAQINYRRYPFIVDHEKLTATLTEIEQFSNLIIIYSLVKDELQIPVIRFGREHHAKIIDILSPTIEALQNTTGLQPVKKIGAQHKMNQRYFDRISAMEFAVMYDDGKDPKGFLEADVVLLGVSRTSKTPLSLFLANKNLKVANLPLVPDTHIPKEIYKVDPNKIIGLTNDLSVLNEIRRQRMISYGLNPDTTYSNTDAIKVELDSAQKLYQELGCYVVNVAHRSIEETAALIMHHLGFEEQ; from the coding sequence ATGGAAACAAACAATACTAAACAAGAAGTTAATATTATCATCATCTCAGACTCAGCTGGCGACACCGCTTTTAGTAATGCGACAGCTGCTGCTGCTCAATTTCCTACCGCCCAAATTAATTATCGGCGCTACCCGTTCATTGTAGATCATGAAAAATTAACAGCAACGTTAACTGAAATTGAACAATTTAGTAACTTAATAATTATTTATAGTTTAGTTAAAGATGAATTGCAAATCCCGGTAATTCGTTTTGGCCGCGAACACCACGCAAAAATCATCGACATTCTTTCACCAACAATTGAAGCACTTCAAAATACTACTGGTCTGCAACCAGTGAAAAAAATTGGTGCCCAACATAAAATGAATCAAAGATACTTTGATCGAATTTCAGCAATGGAATTTGCCGTAATGTATGATGATGGAAAAGATCCTAAAGGTTTCTTGGAAGCTGATGTGGTATTATTAGGCGTATCAAGGACTTCTAAAACACCGCTCTCTTTATTTTTAGCAAATAAAAATTTAAAAGTTGCCAACCTACCTCTAGTTCCAGATACCCATATTCCTAAGGAAATTTACAAAGTTGATCCCAATAAGATTATCGGCTTAACTAATGACTTATCTGTTTTAAATGAAATAAGACGTCAAAGAATGATTTCTTATGGTCTAAATCCAGACACAACTTACTCTAACACAGATGCTATCAAGGTTGAACTTGATTCTGCACAAAAGCTTTATCAAGAATTAGGATGCTACGTCGTTAACGTTGCCCACCGCTCAATTGAAGAAACAGCAGCTCTCATCATGCATCATCTTGGTTTTGAAGAGCAATAA
- the rpsU gene encoding 30S ribosomal protein S21 — protein MAKTVVHENESIDDALRRFKRSVSRSGTLQEYRKREFYEKPSVRRKLKSEAARKRKHY, from the coding sequence ATGGCCAAGACAGTCGTTCACGAAAACGAGTCTATTGATGATGCTCTTCGTCGTTTCAAACGTTCCGTTTCAAGAAGTGGTACCTTACAAGAATACCGTAAACGCGAATTCTACGAAAAACCTAGTGTACGTAGAAAGCTTAAATCTGAAGCAGCACGGAAACGCAAACATTATTAA
- a CDS encoding PhoH family protein, which translates to MVQTNFIPKNPENIQKLVGINDRNLTLLAEGYDTSVVDIGNQIVIDGETNSVKKVLDVLKALDQVLETGVTISAPDVVSAMKMADKGTTEYFADLYKKILIRDAKGKPIRVKNMGQKKYVEAIQKSDVVFGIGPAGTGKTFLAVVCAVAAFKKGEVSRIVLTRPAIEAGESLGFLPGDLKEKVDPYLRPIYDSLYAILGTNTTDRLMERGVIEVAPLAYMRGRTLDDAFVILDEAQNTTDAQMKMFLTRLGFNSKMIVNGDMTQVDLPGRQRSGLLDARHILKQIDQIKFVQFSANDVVRHPVVAKIIDAYEKEGTQN; encoded by the coding sequence TTGGTTCAAACAAATTTTATACCTAAAAATCCGGAAAATATCCAAAAATTAGTTGGTATCAATGACCGTAATCTGACTCTGCTGGCAGAAGGCTATGACACTAGCGTTGTTGATATTGGCAATCAAATTGTGATTGATGGTGAAACAAATAGTGTAAAGAAAGTTCTTGATGTTTTAAAGGCGCTAGATCAGGTGCTAGAGACTGGAGTTACTATCAGTGCCCCAGATGTAGTTAGCGCAATGAAGATGGCTGATAAGGGAACGACTGAGTACTTTGCTGATTTATATAAGAAGATTTTAATTCGGGATGCTAAAGGCAAACCGATTAGGGTCAAGAACATGGGTCAGAAAAAGTATGTTGAAGCTATCCAAAAAAGTGATGTGGTATTTGGTATCGGACCTGCTGGTACTGGTAAGACATTCTTGGCTGTTGTTTGTGCAGTTGCTGCTTTTAAAAAAGGCGAAGTTTCTCGAATTGTTTTGACAAGGCCAGCAATCGAAGCCGGAGAATCACTAGGATTTTTGCCAGGAGATTTGAAGGAAAAAGTAGATCCATATTTACGACCAATTTATGATTCGCTTTATGCTATTTTAGGGACTAATACAACTGATCGTTTGATGGAACGTGGTGTAATTGAAGTTGCACCGCTAGCTTATATGCGAGGTCGAACTTTGGATGATGCGTTTGTAATTTTAGATGAAGCGCAGAATACCACTGATGCGCAAATGAAAATGTTTTTGACGCGTTTAGGATTTAATTCCAAAATGATTGTTAATGGCGACATGACTCAAGTTGATTTACCAGGACGTCAGCGTAGCGGTTTGCTTGATGCACGTCATATTCTAAAGCAAATTGATCAAATCAAATTCGTGCAATTTTCTGCTAATGATGTGGTGCGCCATCCCGTTGTTGCTAAAATTATCGATGCATATGAAAAAGAAGGAACACAAAATTAA
- the ybeY gene encoding rRNA maturation RNase YbeY — protein sequence MQSLEITYHDEVGFLDNQELNWQDWITRLLLLAKQEIAKSNNLEMSINFVNEERSQELNYKYRDQDHPTDVISFAIEDGENGLDLSTFVSDPDFQEDIGDLFMCPSVIKRHSQEYGTGWKREFGYTLVHGFLHLNGYDHIDPVEAKEMFGIQGKVLEDYGLPLHLEQLDKGRGK from the coding sequence ATGCAGTCACTTGAGATAACTTATCATGATGAAGTAGGCTTTTTAGATAATCAGGAACTTAATTGGCAAGATTGGATTACTCGGTTACTGTTATTAGCTAAACAAGAGATTGCGAAGTCCAATAATCTGGAAATGAGTATCAATTTTGTTAATGAGGAGCGTAGTCAAGAACTTAATTATAAATATCGCGACCAAGATCATCCAACTGATGTAATTTCGTTTGCGATTGAAGATGGTGAAAATGGTCTTGATTTGTCCACGTTTGTCAGTGATCCAGATTTTCAAGAAGATATTGGTGATCTTTTTATGTGTCCGAGCGTAATTAAGCGTCATAGTCAGGAATATGGCACTGGCTGGAAACGCGAATTTGGTTATACCTTAGTTCATGGCTTTTTACATTTGAATGGGTATGATCATATTGATCCAGTTGAAGCTAAAGAAATGTTTGGCATCCAAGGCAAGGTTTTGGAAGATTATGGATTGCCATTGCATCTTGAACAATTAGATAAAGGCAGAGGAAAATAA
- the era gene encoding GTPase Era: MSEHKKNKSGFVALVGRPNVGKSTLMNNLVGQKVAITSSKPQTTRDKISGIYTTDHLQVVFVDTPGIFKPHLKLDDYMDKASLSSLNDVDLVLFLVEPEAINSGDNYIVNLLKQVNVPVFLVINKVDQVNPNELLPIIDSYQKLDLFKELLPISATKGIGISDLVATLRQYLPEGPEYYNSDEITDRPEYFLVAELIREQILRLTSEEVPHAAAVWVERMNEHQKGKLQIEATIYVEKSGQKGIIIGKGGQMLKQIGINARKQIENLLGEKVNLHLWVKVQRNWRSDPSFLKQVGYDKKELS, translated from the coding sequence ATGTCCGAACATAAGAAAAATAAGTCTGGTTTTGTTGCATTAGTTGGAAGGCCAAACGTTGGTAAATCAACACTAATGAATAACCTAGTTGGCCAAAAAGTGGCAATTACTTCCAGCAAGCCGCAAACTACACGTGATAAAATTTCTGGTATTTATACTACTGACCATTTACAAGTAGTTTTCGTTGATACACCAGGAATTTTTAAGCCACATCTAAAATTAGATGATTATATGGACAAGGCTAGTCTTTCGAGTTTGAACGATGTTGATTTGGTCCTTTTTTTAGTTGAACCAGAAGCAATCAATAGTGGAGATAATTATATTGTTAACTTGCTCAAGCAAGTTAATGTACCAGTTTTTTTAGTAATTAATAAGGTTGATCAAGTAAATCCTAACGAGTTACTACCAATTATTGATAGCTATCAAAAATTGGATCTCTTTAAAGAACTATTACCAATTTCTGCTACTAAAGGAATTGGGATTAGTGATTTAGTAGCAACATTGCGACAATATTTACCGGAAGGACCTGAATATTATAATTCTGACGAAATTACTGATCGGCCTGAATACTTTTTAGTAGCTGAACTGATTCGTGAACAAATTTTGCGGTTGACATCTGAGGAAGTACCGCACGCTGCGGCCGTTTGGGTTGAGCGAATGAATGAACACCAAAAGGGTAAATTGCAGATTGAAGCTACTATTTATGTTGAAAAAAGTGGTCAAAAAGGCATAATTATTGGTAAAGGCGGCCAAATGCTCAAGCAAATTGGCATAAATGCTCGTAAACAAATTGAAAATTTGTTAGGTGAAAAAGTCAATTTGCATTTGTGGGTAAAGGTACAACGCAATTGGCGTTCTGATCCTAGTTTTTTAAAGCAGGTTGGCTACGATAAAAAGGAACTTTCTTAA
- the recO gene encoding DNA repair protein RecO: MPRELKEVQGIIFKRQKYKEADLLAKIMTKELGIVTLIARGALKPKSKLGAATVNFSIGQYVIYTSGQGLSNLRTYKDVKQFSGIFADLTKNAYASFILDLVDHAFSEYQNLGKYYDLTLFALKKVDQGIDPEMISQVVQMQLLAAYGVEPELKHCVICGCQQGEFDYSIKLGGILCSKHFYRDNSRLHLTAKATAVLRTIGLVPFNRLGTIKVNRAIKQATRKAIDRIYQETIDLNLKSKKFLDEINLLD; this comes from the coding sequence ATGCCACGTGAACTTAAAGAAGTTCAAGGAATTATTTTTAAACGACAAAAATATAAAGAAGCTGATTTACTAGCTAAGATTATGACCAAAGAACTTGGCATTGTTACGTTAATTGCTCGTGGTGCTTTGAAGCCAAAATCTAAGCTTGGTGCGGCTACGGTTAATTTCTCTATTGGGCAATATGTTATTTATACTAGTGGGCAGGGACTAAGCAATTTACGAACTTATAAGGATGTAAAGCAATTTTCGGGTATCTTTGCTGATTTGACCAAGAATGCCTATGCATCGTTTATTTTAGATTTAGTAGATCATGCTTTTAGCGAATATCAAAATTTAGGAAAATATTATGATTTAACCTTATTTGCCTTAAAAAAGGTCGATCAGGGAATTGATCCTGAAATGATCTCTCAGGTGGTACAAATGCAGCTTTTAGCTGCTTATGGTGTTGAACCAGAATTAAAGCATTGTGTAATCTGTGGCTGTCAGCAAGGAGAATTTGATTACTCAATCAAGTTAGGTGGCATATTGTGTAGTAAGCATTTTTATCGAGATAATAGTCGTTTACACTTAACTGCTAAGGCAACGGCTGTACTGCGTACAATTGGATTAGTGCCTTTTAATCGTTTAGGAACGATTAAGGTCAATCGCGCAATTAAACAAGCAACCCGTAAAGCAATTGATCGGATATATCAAGAGACCATTGATTTAAATTTAAAAAGCAAAAAGTTTTTAGATGAAATAAATTTGCTTGACTAA
- the glyQ gene encoding glycine--tRNA ligase subunit alpha: MTKDKLTIQEMIFKLEEFWSSKGCMVMPSYDVEKGAGTMSPYTFLRAVGPEPWAACYVEPSRRPADGRYGDNPNRLFQHHQFQVVIKPAPEDIQQYYLDSLQVLGINPLEHDIRFVEDNWENPSMGCAGVGWEVWLDGMEVSQFTYFQVVGELDVKPTMSEITYGVERLASYIQDVNSVFDLEWGNGVLYRDIFKEAEYENSKYAFEESNQENLLNSFDLNEKTAKRLLSQNLVQPAYDYILKCSHTFNLLDARGAVSVTERAGYLSRIRNLAHEVAVTFVNEREKRGFPLLKNAQEKKAGIEND, from the coding sequence ATGACAAAAGATAAATTGACAATTCAAGAAATGATTTTTAAATTGGAAGAATTTTGGTCTTCTAAGGGTTGTATGGTAATGCCCTCATATGACGTAGAAAAAGGTGCGGGTACAATGAGCCCATATACTTTTTTGCGGGCAGTAGGACCAGAACCATGGGCAGCATGCTATGTTGAACCGTCAAGAAGACCAGCAGATGGTCGCTATGGGGATAATCCTAATCGCTTATTTCAACACCATCAATTTCAAGTAGTTATTAAACCAGCTCCTGAAGATATTCAGCAATATTATTTGGATAGTTTGCAAGTCCTAGGAATTAATCCCTTAGAGCATGATATTCGATTTGTTGAAGACAATTGGGAGAATCCGTCGATGGGTTGTGCCGGTGTTGGTTGGGAAGTTTGGTTAGATGGCATGGAAGTTAGCCAATTTACTTACTTCCAGGTAGTTGGTGAATTAGATGTCAAGCCTACAATGAGTGAAATTACTTATGGTGTAGAGCGTCTGGCTTCGTATATCCAAGATGTTAACTCCGTTTTTGATTTGGAATGGGGTAATGGTGTACTTTATCGCGATATCTTTAAAGAAGCCGAATATGAAAATTCCAAATATGCTTTTGAAGAGTCCAATCAAGAAAATCTATTAAATTCGTTTGATTTAAATGAAAAAACAGCTAAACGTTTGCTTAGCCAAAATCTGGTGCAACCAGCTTATGATTATATTCTAAAGTGTTCACATACATTTAATTTGCTTGATGCTCGTGGTGCAGTTTCGGTTACTGAGCGTGCTGGATATTTGTCCAGAATTAGAAATTTAGCTCATGAAGTGGCGGTTACTTTTGTCAATGAACGAGAAAAACGAGGCTTTCCACTGCTAAAAAATGCTCAAGAAAAGAAGGCGGGGATTGAAAATGACTAA